The genomic segment TCAGTCTCTACGACGTTGTTAATGCGCCTGGTGTAAGTGCCCTACTTGTTCATTTTCGCACTGAAGCAACCAAGCTTGCTTGGAGATGCCAACCCCGCTAACCTATTGTATGTAAGGTGGCCACCGATTTGTCGCACATCGCTACCCCTGCCCAAGTCGCCGGTTTCCTCCCTCCCGACAATGGAGCTGAGAAGGCCCTCAAGGGTGCTGATATCGTTGTCATTCCTGCTGGTGTTCCCAGGAAGCCCGGTATGACCAGGGATGACCTTTTTGTGAGTAGATTTGATCGATATTGTCTACCCGAAACTGACATGTCGTTTACTCTAGAACGTGAGTATAACTTGTATTCCAAGTAAAACCAGGCTTATTCTCCGTAATGACGTGATGTAGATAAACGCTGGCATCTGTGCGACCCTTGCCCAGTCTATCGCCAATGCGTGCCCTGAGGCCTTTATTCTTGTCATCTCCAACCCCGTCAACTCCACCGTTCCCGTCTTCGCTGAGACACTCAAAAAGGCTGGTGTTTTTAACCCAAAGAAGTAAGATCTCATCATCGTTAAAACGACAGGAGCGGAGCTAATATCTGATGCTCTGTAGGCTCTTTGGTGTGAGCCACTTGGACGTTGTTCGGGCTTCCACCTTTGTCGCCTCTGTGGTTGGCAAGCCTAAAGATGCTGCAAAGTATTCCGTGCCTGTCGTTGGAGGCCACTCTGGTGCTACCATTTTGCCCTTGTTGTCTCAGGCCAAGCCTTCTATCGTATGCCTTTTAAGACGTTTGGTTATTCAGCATATACTTATCGCGCCATTCTAGGACGCAATTCTAAGCGATAAGGAGAAGCGTGATGCGCTCGTCCACCGAATTCAATTCGGCGGTGACGAAGTGGTCAAGGCAAAGGGTT from the Cryptococcus decagattii chromosome 4, complete sequence genome contains:
- a CDS encoding malate dehydrogenase, NAD-dependent, which encodes MVKAVVCGAAGGIGQPLSLLLKLNPLITELSLYDVVNAPGVATDLSHIATPAQVAGFLPPDNGAEKALKGADIVVIPAGVPRKPGMTRDDLFINAGICATLAQSIANACPEAFILVISNPVNSTVPVFAETLKKAGVFNPKKLFGVSHLDVVRASTFVASVVGKPKDAAKYSVPVVGGHSGATILPLLSQAKPSIDAILSDKEKRDALVHRIQFGGDEVVKAKDGAGSATLSMAQAGAEFAEFVLQAAYGSQKGKVVQSYVFLGADAGGKEIKKEIGAELDYFSVNVELGPNGIEKILPIGKIDEAEKTLLAAAVKELGPSIEKGASFQPPPPKL